The following coding sequences lie in one Peromyscus maniculatus bairdii isolate BWxNUB_F1_BW_parent chromosome 3, HU_Pman_BW_mat_3.1, whole genome shotgun sequence genomic window:
- the Coxfa4 gene encoding cytochrome c oxidase subunit NDUFA4, with protein MLRQIIGQAKKHPSLIPLFVFIGAGGTGAALYVLRLALFNPDVSWDRKNNPEPWNKLGPNEQYKFYSVNVDYSKLKKEGPDF; from the exons ATGCTCCGACAGATCATCGGGCAGGCCAAGAAGCACCCCAGC TTGATTCCTCTCTTCGTGTTCATTGGAGCAGGAGGTACTGGAGCAGCGCTGTATGTGTTGCGCCTGGCGTTGTTCAATCCAGATGTCAG ctgGGACAGGAAAAATAACCCAGAGCCTTGGAACAAACTGGGTCCCAATGAACAATATAAG ttctaCTCAGTGAATGTGGACTACAGCAAACTGAAGAAAGAGGGCCCCGACTTCTAA